In Kordiimonas pumila, a single genomic region encodes these proteins:
- a CDS encoding TonB-dependent receptor, with translation MKSYKIKKNMLRAGAGIMSLALGMPAIAQSSDADAPEQLEEIIIQSFRAGKSGKDIPIKIDVFREDEVRLQQSLSTNPAEALANMVPSFAPSRQKLTGSGETFRGRTPLFLIDGVPQSTPLRPGAREGFTIDLEVIERIEVIFGANAIQGLGGTGGMINYITVSPPKTGELHQRASVSLTSNDDFNGDSFGWRAHYLVAKKFEKWDVTASASYEERGLMFDANDNAIGISNFQGDVADSYSRNFFGKVGYEPDEDQRFQFMVNDFYLEQNGNYIPLDGDRTLGIPTTSIEGDPEGGLPYNDVTTMSFDYHHDDFMGGRFVLQAYYQKFQALYGADIVASFQDPAIAVVGTLLEQSQNNSEKYGSRLTYGLDDIGGLPLNLILGFDFLRDQTAQPLVLTGRVSVPPTTFFNYAPFMQLNYELAEWATLSGGIRWEVANLKVPDYITRAGNRASSDFLPVPVEGGKRSFDDFLFNAGLVITPTDKLTVYASYAEAFSMPDVGRVLRSVSTFGESINTLLDIGPLVTANKEVGASYVADKWELRLNYFESSSDFGSRLIARDDGTFDLARQATKTSGWEVSGKLRPAEWLSLGAGYSLLNGVYDSNDDGVLDRDLGASEIGPDRLSLSMDITPKGKFSGRVQAFTYFSKSFLNAAGAEVASFDNYTTVDASVSVDLSPFEVSLSVSNLLDQQYITYFAQAATSANSLYDAGRGRTIILRTGVTF, from the coding sequence TTGAAAAGTTATAAAATTAAAAAGAACATGTTAAGGGCTGGCGCGGGCATTATGTCCCTTGCGCTTGGTATGCCGGCAATTGCACAGTCAAGCGATGCTGATGCCCCAGAGCAACTGGAAGAAATTATCATTCAGTCATTCCGTGCAGGTAAAAGCGGTAAAGATATTCCAATCAAGATTGATGTTTTCAGGGAAGATGAAGTGCGTTTGCAGCAGTCTCTGTCAACTAACCCGGCGGAAGCGCTGGCGAACATGGTACCAAGCTTTGCGCCAAGCCGGCAAAAGCTTACAGGGTCTGGCGAGACATTCCGTGGTCGGACCCCTTTGTTCCTGATTGACGGTGTGCCGCAATCAACACCGCTGCGCCCTGGTGCCCGCGAAGGCTTCACGATTGATCTTGAGGTTATTGAGCGTATTGAGGTTATTTTTGGTGCGAATGCTATTCAGGGTCTTGGTGGTACCGGTGGTATGATCAACTATATTACCGTTAGCCCGCCAAAAACCGGTGAGTTGCATCAGCGGGCGTCTGTTTCTCTTACCTCTAATGATGATTTTAACGGCGATAGCTTTGGCTGGCGTGCGCATTATCTGGTCGCGAAAAAGTTTGAAAAATGGGATGTCACTGCATCAGCAAGCTATGAAGAGCGTGGTTTGATGTTTGATGCAAATGATAATGCCATTGGTATTTCAAACTTTCAGGGTGATGTGGCAGATTCCTATAGTCGTAACTTCTTTGGTAAGGTTGGCTACGAGCCAGATGAAGACCAGCGCTTTCAGTTTATGGTAAATGACTTTTATCTGGAACAGAACGGTAATTACATCCCGCTAGACGGCGACCGTACGCTTGGTATTCCTACAACTTCGATTGAGGGCGATCCAGAGGGCGGCCTACCGTACAACGATGTGACGACCATGTCGTTTGATTACCACCATGATGATTTTATGGGTGGCCGGTTTGTGCTTCAGGCTTATTACCAGAAATTTCAGGCCCTTTACGGTGCTGATATTGTAGCATCCTTTCAAGATCCAGCTATTGCTGTTGTTGGTACACTACTGGAGCAATCCCAGAATAATTCTGAAAAATATGGATCACGCTTAACATACGGGCTTGATGATATAGGCGGTCTGCCCTTGAACCTTATTCTTGGTTTTGACTTCCTGCGTGACCAGACAGCGCAGCCGCTTGTGTTGACAGGACGAGTTTCAGTACCGCCAACCACATTCTTTAACTATGCACCATTTATGCAGTTAAACTATGAGCTTGCTGAATGGGCAACACTGTCTGGCGGTATCCGCTGGGAAGTGGCAAACCTGAAAGTGCCAGACTATATCACGCGCGCAGGTAACCGTGCGAGCAGTGACTTCCTGCCTGTGCCTGTTGAAGGTGGTAAGCGTAGTTTTGATGATTTCTTGTTTAATGCAGGCCTGGTTATTACGCCAACTGACAAATTAACTGTTTATGCTTCCTATGCTGAGGCCTTCTCAATGCCTGATGTTGGGCGTGTGCTGCGCTCTGTTTCAACGTTTGGTGAAAGCATTAACACGCTTCTGGATATTGGGCCGCTTGTGACGGCTAACAAAGAAGTGGGTGCCTCCTATGTTGCTGACAAGTGGGAACTTCGACTGAACTATTTTGAATCGTCTTCTGACTTTGGTTCACGGTTGATAGCGCGGGACGACGGTACATTTGACCTTGCTCGCCAAGCAACAAAAACCAGTGGTTGGGAAGTTTCCGGTAAATTACGCCCAGCTGAATGGCTCTCTTTGGGGGCTGGCTACTCTCTGTTGAACGGTGTGTATGACAGCAATGACGACGGTGTGCTGGACAGGGACCTTGGTGCAAGTGAAATTGGGCCAGACCGTTTAAGTCTGTCTATGGATATTACACCAAAAGGCAAATTTAGTGGTCGCGTTCAAGCTTTCACATACTTCAGCAAGTCGTTCCTGAATGCTGCTGGTGCTGAGGTTGCAAGCTTCGATAACTATACAACGGTCGATGCCTCTGTATCTGTTGATCTGAGCCCGTTTGAAGTGAGCTTGTCTGTTAGTAACCTTCTTGATCAGCAGTATATTACATATTTTGCGCAAGCCGCTACTTCAGCGAACTCGCTGTATGATGCAGGGCGAGGCCGTACAATTATTCTACGAACCGGCGTGACATTCTAA
- a CDS encoding CRTAC1 family protein, protein MTKSFLNRFVLLSSMALGVSACANSLSPTEIKFTSVQTELFATPGALSNAWGDYDNDGDLDFVVTFGNGEIRLFQNNNNVFKNVGAVAGLPTEGPQQVRSAAWGDYDGDGDLDLYVGTQIRPLPSYNTLYRNDQGTKFVAVSDGTALALENVNSRQASMIDYDGDGDLDIFVPDRSGPNHLLQNHNGTFTDVSESVGFTEKRHTVGACWFDMDEDGDLDLFTTNMSGDNDALYENTNGTFSDIAAKSDIGKIARTTEEGGVGCTVGDFDNDGHLDLFVPTYGADLLYRNVGNGIFKEIAAISGITGANHMVGASWADYDNDGDLDLYVAGYMTVDEASKADDRLYENENGKFTNILTADSPLNASDHGIQWVDFDNDGDLDVSLTEGYPEDGSHPLLRSEMPLEGRQNSLKVLVLDSAGNYTKAGSEVRIFDAKGNILATRLVSTGDGYNSQSAVPVHFGLKDTAPVKIEVSFLVNGKRVPHVVDAVDPLEWTGKAIVIKQP, encoded by the coding sequence ATGACCAAGTCTTTCTTAAATCGTTTTGTACTACTTTCTTCAATGGCCTTAGGGGTGTCGGCATGTGCTAACTCATTAAGCCCTACGGAGATCAAGTTCACCTCCGTTCAAACGGAGCTTTTTGCAACACCAGGCGCTTTGTCAAATGCTTGGGGTGATTATGATAATGATGGCGACCTAGATTTTGTTGTGACATTCGGAAATGGTGAAATTCGCCTTTTCCAAAATAATAACAATGTTTTTAAGAATGTTGGCGCTGTTGCAGGTTTGCCAACGGAAGGCCCTCAGCAGGTACGGTCCGCCGCATGGGGCGATTATGATGGAGACGGCGATCTGGATTTGTATGTAGGTACACAGATCAGGCCATTACCAAGTTATAACACTTTATATAGAAATGATCAGGGAACAAAATTTGTTGCGGTTAGTGACGGGACAGCTCTAGCCCTTGAAAATGTTAATAGCCGTCAGGCCAGCATGATTGACTATGATGGAGACGGCGATCTGGACATTTTTGTTCCCGATAGAAGTGGGCCAAATCACTTGCTGCAAAACCATAATGGTACTTTTACCGATGTCAGTGAGAGCGTAGGTTTTACAGAGAAACGTCATACTGTAGGTGCTTGCTGGTTTGATATGGATGAAGATGGTGATCTAGATCTGTTTACGACCAACATGAGCGGTGACAATGATGCTCTGTATGAAAACACCAATGGAACATTCTCAGATATTGCTGCTAAAAGTGACATTGGGAAAATTGCAAGAACTACAGAAGAAGGCGGCGTTGGCTGTACCGTTGGTGATTTTGACAATGACGGCCACCTAGACCTGTTTGTCCCTACATACGGTGCCGACCTTTTATATCGTAATGTCGGAAATGGGATCTTTAAAGAAATCGCTGCTATTTCTGGCATAACTGGGGCCAACCATATGGTTGGGGCAAGCTGGGCAGATTATGATAACGATGGTGATCTTGACCTGTATGTAGCGGGTTATATGACAGTGGATGAAGCTTCAAAAGCAGATGATCGGTTATATGAGAATGAAAATGGTAAATTTACCAATATTCTCACGGCAGACAGCCCGCTAAACGCTTCTGATCACGGTATACAATGGGTTGATTTTGACAATGATGGCGATCTGGATGTCTCGCTGACAGAAGGGTACCCTGAGGATGGGTCTCACCCATTGTTACGGAGTGAAATGCCGCTTGAGGGCAGGCAAAATTCCTTGAAGGTTCTGGTGCTAGATTCAGCTGGAAACTATACCAAAGCCGGGTCAGAAGTACGTATCTTTGATGCAAAAGGTAATATACTTGCAACCCGCTTGGTTTCGACCGGTGATGGTTATAATTCACAAAGCGCTGTCCCTGTCCATTTTGGATTGAAAGATACGGCTCCAGTAAAAATCGAGGTTTCTTTTCTGGTTAACGGCAAGAGGGTGCCCCATGTGGTTGATGCCGTAGACCCATTGGAGTGGACCGGTAAGGCTATTGTTATCAAACAACCGTAA
- a CDS encoding Nramp family divalent metal transporter, whose product MSTVSTIRNAPSGFKHILKNIGPGIVISGSVVGSGELLVTTRMGAEVGFVFLWGVILACIVKFFIQLELGRQAIIGNSSTIDILDKVSGVRFVGISWMVWVCVIGFFAVMLSLIGILGSVSGLMATIFPFGSEKLWAVVVFLIMTALLWRGLYSDLETMVMVLVTGFSLIVIGSVFVLQWTPYAISPDDILSGLTFELPAEGAFVALALMGAVGTTATELFMYPYLIQEKGYPGFVGKPDGSAEWEERYKGWMRVVKLDALVCMAIALSITSSYYVLGASVLADNNIIPQGMRVVEQVSLIFTETIGSWAYYIFMLGGFCTLFSSLLVVAAASARIAVDFLQKAGVKPIVDAAGKTRWVRILQIFFPFVWLLFILVNPGALELVLKGANINNILLLPLSYAVLHVSMKTIGKARMSVGYEISLLVTIWAILTFTVVNLSRM is encoded by the coding sequence ATGAGTACAGTGAGTACGATTAGAAATGCCCCGTCAGGTTTTAAGCACATACTCAAAAACATAGGCCCTGGGATTGTTATCTCAGGGTCTGTGGTAGGCTCTGGCGAATTGTTGGTAACGACAAGAATGGGCGCTGAAGTGGGTTTTGTTTTCCTGTGGGGTGTTATTCTTGCGTGTATCGTGAAGTTCTTCATTCAACTGGAATTAGGCAGGCAAGCCATCATTGGTAACAGTTCAACGATCGATATTTTAGACAAAGTTTCAGGCGTTCGCTTTGTTGGTATATCTTGGATGGTATGGGTCTGTGTGATTGGTTTTTTCGCCGTCATGCTCTCCCTTATTGGCATATTGGGTTCTGTGTCCGGCCTTATGGCTACCATTTTCCCATTTGGTTCTGAAAAATTGTGGGCTGTTGTAGTCTTTTTGATTATGACGGCATTGTTATGGCGCGGCCTTTACAGCGACCTTGAAACGATGGTTATGGTTCTTGTTACTGGTTTTAGTCTTATCGTGATTGGCTCTGTGTTTGTGCTTCAATGGACACCTTACGCAATTTCACCTGATGATATTCTCTCTGGCCTAACATTTGAATTGCCCGCAGAGGGCGCTTTTGTGGCACTTGCCCTGATGGGGGCAGTGGGCACCACTGCTACTGAACTCTTTATGTACCCATATTTGATACAAGAAAAGGGCTACCCGGGTTTTGTGGGGAAGCCGGATGGTTCTGCTGAATGGGAAGAGCGCTATAAAGGTTGGATGCGTGTTGTCAAGCTAGATGCGCTGGTATGTATGGCAATCGCTCTGTCGATCACGAGTTCATATTATGTGTTGGGAGCCTCAGTATTGGCAGACAACAATATCATCCCGCAGGGTATGCGTGTTGTTGAGCAGGTGTCTCTCATCTTTACGGAAACAATCGGTTCTTGGGCATACTATATTTTTATGCTTGGTGGGTTTTGCACTTTGTTTTCGTCATTGCTTGTTGTTGCTGCGGCCTCAGCACGCATTGCTGTGGACTTTCTACAAAAAGCTGGCGTGAAACCTATAGTAGATGCAGCGGGGAAAACACGGTGGGTTCGTATTTTACAAATCTTTTTCCCGTTTGTGTGGTTGCTTTTTATTCTTGTTAACCCCGGTGCACTGGAGCTTGTTTTAAAGGGCGCTAATATTAATAATATTTTATTGTTGCCTCTTTCATATGCCGTTTTACACGTTAGCATGAAAACAATTGGTAAAGCCCGGATGTCGGTAGGGTATGAAATTTCCCTATTGGTTACGATTTGGGCTATTTTAACTTTCACCGTAGTAAATCTTTCACGTATGTAA
- a CDS encoding amidohydrolase family protein, whose protein sequence is MDAIRGSSIPFEVSLDEATWVSLDVSPDGEQVVFDILGDLYIMPIKGGAAKRLTNGPAYDGQPRFSPDGKRIVFVSDRSGTSNIWLIAPDGEGLQKLTEEADASFFSPEWSADGQDILVSRHDDLLFTNSSALYAYSIEGGEGVALVDKARSPLGAAPSPDGKWVYYTESSNTAKATIERYNLLTGETYTVADAYGGSVRPAVSPDGRFLAFGRRFDNQERMVLRDISSGAEQVLDVELDWDQQDNAFRDGDQLPGYSFLPDGSAIIYASHGKIRRYNLKNKDTRIIPFKATFTQTLHKAVHFKRKIEDGPVTPKLLRWTHEAPDGKTLFFSAAGKNYQYTLDTGKVTPVGEAYGLGYSPTVSPDGKWLAYTAWTDAGLGHIYKTSLVTKETVRLTQSAGLYENLAWSADNAKLVFLKSSGGEQRGEGNLEETLQKSICWISSDGGVAQHVITVQPRGDRRQAIRPVFNADATRVFFAETPVKRQSTYFNSVRLDGSDKQQYLEFRFADDVIPSPDGKWVVFTEHFETYLVPMPLAHSKPVYVSPERKGALPVIKLSKAGGYFVNWAENGNMITWSWGPEYFRLSLQDALLLGENAKPEMASISFTEPRVMGIGQVLLQGARIVTMGGAGVIEKGDILVENNRIKALGDTGTLEVPATAKVIDVTGKTIIPGLIDVHYHYRTSYNTEVFPENDWGYVAQLAYGVTTVRNPSARSQAVFTQAEMIEMGRTLGPRSYSTGEVMYYVRMPFSNPVKSLDDARIQVKRMKKLGATAVKQYSQRRREQRQWVLEAAREEGMNAVAEGASKVFMNMTLLMDGYTNLEHAVKTKVLYKDMRSLLTATGTSYTPTLIISTGGSAQDYFFQQSDVFRDEKLRRFTPYTVLADLGRNRTMRPEEDFYFKWLAKSTAEVFHEGGKVVMGAHGNLQGLGAHWEMWAMAMGGLTPLETLQASTINAAFALGLDSDIGSLEAGKYADLVILNQNPLADIRHTNTVSYVMKGGQMWEGATMNQVWPVQKKFSGFYWQTEGKVPSR, encoded by the coding sequence GTGGATGCTATACGCGGGTCATCTATTCCCTTTGAAGTATCACTGGATGAAGCGACATGGGTATCTCTCGATGTCTCTCCCGATGGCGAACAAGTGGTTTTTGATATTTTGGGCGACCTTTATATCATGCCTATCAAGGGTGGTGCGGCAAAGCGGCTTACAAATGGACCAGCATACGATGGCCAGCCACGCTTTTCACCAGACGGAAAACGCATTGTTTTTGTATCAGATCGCAGCGGTACCAGTAACATATGGCTCATTGCGCCTGACGGGGAAGGCTTGCAAAAACTAACCGAGGAAGCGGATGCCAGTTTCTTTTCGCCAGAGTGGAGTGCAGACGGTCAAGATATTCTTGTAAGCCGTCATGATGATTTACTATTTACAAACTCAAGTGCTTTATACGCCTATAGCATAGAGGGTGGGGAAGGCGTTGCTTTGGTTGACAAAGCTCGCAGCCCGTTAGGTGCTGCCCCGTCACCTGATGGCAAATGGGTATATTACACAGAGAGTAGCAATACAGCTAAAGCGACTATCGAGCGGTATAATCTTCTAACAGGCGAAACGTACACAGTTGCAGACGCGTACGGCGGATCTGTAAGGCCAGCCGTAAGCCCGGATGGGCGCTTTCTCGCGTTTGGGCGTCGCTTCGATAATCAGGAACGCATGGTTCTACGTGATATAAGTTCAGGTGCAGAACAGGTGCTGGACGTTGAACTAGACTGGGACCAGCAAGATAATGCCTTTCGCGACGGCGACCAACTGCCGGGCTATAGCTTTTTGCCAGATGGGTCTGCAATTATATATGCGTCACACGGTAAAATACGGCGCTATAACTTAAAGAATAAAGACACTAGGATTATACCGTTCAAGGCCACATTTACGCAGACACTGCATAAGGCAGTACATTTTAAAAGAAAGATAGAAGACGGCCCGGTTACGCCTAAGTTATTACGTTGGACCCACGAAGCACCTGACGGAAAAACGCTATTTTTCAGTGCGGCAGGTAAAAACTATCAGTATACGCTTGATACCGGAAAGGTTACCCCGGTTGGGGAAGCCTACGGTCTTGGGTATTCGCCCACTGTTTCGCCAGACGGTAAATGGCTGGCCTATACGGCGTGGACAGATGCAGGCCTTGGCCATATATACAAAACCTCTCTTGTGACCAAGGAAACGGTGCGTCTTACACAAAGCGCGGGGCTTTATGAAAATCTGGCATGGTCTGCCGATAATGCGAAACTGGTTTTTCTGAAAAGCTCAGGCGGTGAACAGCGCGGTGAAGGAAATCTGGAAGAAACGCTCCAAAAATCTATCTGTTGGATATCAAGTGACGGCGGGGTAGCGCAGCATGTGATTACAGTGCAGCCACGCGGCGACCGGCGGCAGGCTATTCGGCCGGTTTTTAATGCAGATGCAACCCGGGTGTTTTTTGCCGAAACACCGGTAAAGCGGCAATCAACCTATTTCAATTCGGTCCGGCTTGATGGTAGCGATAAGCAACAGTATCTCGAATTTCGGTTTGCTGACGATGTTATACCGTCGCCTGACGGTAAATGGGTTGTTTTCACTGAGCATTTTGAAACCTATCTTGTGCCAATGCCTTTGGCGCACAGCAAGCCCGTTTATGTGAGCCCTGAGAGAAAAGGCGCACTACCGGTTATCAAGCTTAGTAAAGCGGGTGGCTATTTTGTAAATTGGGCTGAAAATGGCAATATGATTACATGGAGCTGGGGGCCTGAATATTTTCGGCTTTCGCTTCAGGATGCTCTGCTGTTAGGGGAAAACGCGAAACCTGAAATGGCTTCTATTTCCTTTACTGAACCCAGAGTTATGGGAATAGGGCAGGTTTTGCTGCAAGGCGCCCGTATTGTGACAATGGGCGGCGCTGGTGTCATCGAGAAGGGGGATATTCTTGTAGAGAATAACCGGATTAAAGCGCTGGGTGATACAGGCACACTTGAGGTGCCTGCTACAGCAAAGGTTATAGATGTTACAGGGAAAACAATTATCCCCGGTTTGATTGATGTGCATTACCATTATCGTACCAGTTATAATACGGAAGTATTCCCGGAAAATGATTGGGGTTATGTTGCCCAGCTTGCTTACGGGGTAACCACGGTACGAAACCCTTCAGCCCGTTCGCAAGCGGTTTTCACCCAAGCTGAAATGATAGAAATGGGCCGTACATTAGGGCCACGTAGCTATAGCACGGGCGAGGTTATGTATTATGTGCGCATGCCTTTTTCTAACCCAGTTAAAAGCCTTGATGATGCACGCATTCAAGTGAAACGCATGAAAAAACTGGGGGCAACCGCTGTGAAGCAGTATAGCCAGCGCCGCCGCGAACAGCGCCAATGGGTGCTGGAGGCTGCACGCGAGGAAGGTATGAATGCAGTTGCTGAAGGCGCATCAAAAGTTTTCATGAACATGACACTTTTGATGGATGGGTATACAAACCTTGAGCATGCGGTGAAAACCAAAGTTCTTTATAAAGACATGCGGTCACTTTTAACCGCTACTGGGACATCTTATACCCCAACCCTTATCATTTCGACCGGTGGTTCAGCACAAGATTACTTTTTTCAGCAAAGCGACGTTTTCCGCGATGAAAAGCTGCGGCGCTTTACTCCATATACAGTTTTGGCAGACTTGGGCCGCAACCGTACCATGCGCCCTGAGGAGGACTTTTATTTTAAATGGTTGGCAAAATCGACAGCCGAAGTTTTTCATGAAGGTGGCAAAGTGGTTATGGGGGCACACGGTAATCTTCAGGGGCTAGGTGCCCACTGGGAGATGTGGGCAATGGCGATGGGGGGCTTAACACCTTTGGAAACATTGCAAGCTTCAACAATTAATGCAGCTTTTGCCTTGGGGTTAGATTCTGATATTGGCTCTTTGGAGGCAGGTAAATATGCTGACCTGGTGATATTGAACCAAAATCCACTTGCCGATATTCGTCATACAAACACTGTTAGCTATGTTATGAAGGGTGGCCAGATGTGGGAGGGCGCGACCATGAATCAGGTTTGGCCTGTACAGAAAAAATTCTCTGGCTTTTACTGGCAAACGGAAGGGAAGGTGCCTTCGCGGTAA
- a CDS encoding GntR family transcriptional regulator: MTTDNANLLPMDLSKQIIGYLRQISAEPGYRLTERALAKQFDVSRSPVRIALNLLADEGVVEAKESGGRFLAVDQKELEKYAISAPANPLGDLYDTIINEQIAGKLPEQFTEADLLRRYDVARGLLMKVLGKMSNEGLIERRQGHGWRCLPIINTMEANFKSYEFRLALEPRIILSDSFVVDKARLQRCYNLQKEMSEGRLQYMSSSEVFEANAEVHQMLADFSNNDFFHEAIRKQNQLRLIMENRAARHAARMMDSCQEHMRILEAVADGNRTTAANLMFSHLTKASQSSFGLAKLSFGS, translated from the coding sequence ATGACCACTGATAATGCAAACCTTTTACCCATGGATTTGTCAAAGCAGATTATAGGCTACTTGCGGCAGATCTCTGCCGAGCCTGGTTATCGTTTGACAGAGCGTGCGCTTGCAAAACAGTTTGATGTTTCCCGTTCACCAGTGCGTATTGCGCTTAATTTACTCGCAGATGAAGGTGTTGTTGAGGCAAAAGAAAGTGGTGGGCGCTTCTTGGCGGTTGACCAAAAGGAACTTGAAAAATATGCTATTTCTGCGCCCGCGAACCCGCTTGGCGATCTCTATGATACAATTATCAATGAGCAAATAGCCGGTAAACTACCAGAGCAGTTTACAGAGGCGGATTTGCTGCGCCGGTATGATGTGGCAAGGGGCCTTTTAATGAAGGTTCTGGGTAAAATGTCCAATGAAGGTCTCATTGAGCGGCGGCAGGGCCATGGATGGCGCTGCCTTCCTATCATTAATACCATGGAAGCTAATTTTAAAAGTTATGAGTTCCGCTTGGCGTTAGAGCCCAGAATTATTTTATCTGATAGCTTTGTGGTTGATAAGGCAAGGTTACAGCGCTGTTATAATTTGCAAAAAGAAATGAGCGAAGGCCGCTTGCAATATATGTCGAGCAGTGAGGTGTTTGAAGCAAACGCAGAAGTGCATCAAATGCTGGCTGACTTTTCGAATAATGATTTTTTCCATGAAGCTATTCGCAAGCAAAACCAGCTTCGCCTTATTATGGAAAACAGGGCTGCAAGACACGCTGCACGCATGATGGACTCTTGTCAGGAACATATGCGCATTTTAGAGGCTGTTGCAGACGGAAACCGAACCACTGCAGCAAACTTAATGTTTAGCCACCTTACCAAAGCATCGCAGAGCAGCTTTGGTTTGGCCAAGCTATCGTTTGGTTCATAA
- a CDS encoding PepSY-associated TM helix domain-containing protein has protein sequence MQKKVFTVHKWVGLSAAAFLLLQAVTGLALVYRADILHMAGAGISVAEVPVLESEERALETTIDLIANQYPKWSVRRIDFPASPGAPYVGRMITDTGAAGFLMVRPELGTVSEQNFADRALQFVFDLHVDLLAGQAGAYFIGIMGIILVVGIVTGIIIAWPGFKRLKRSLKVTFKNTTRTLFELHRSAGMVSLVVIFLLAFTGIFLIFGSKIKPFLGVTSPKAIAVQEGEVALPNAQLLKLAKEAIPFAKVRNVRFTSGAVLNRVVFYHSTLGATAPASQVWINPVTGAVTAQKQASDMSFVEAFFAWMYPLHVDFALGRFGQLLSFLGGLVITLLTITGPILWWRRYQIRKPKVHRAKGAGNA, from the coding sequence ATGCAAAAGAAGGTATTTACAGTACATAAGTGGGTGGGGCTTTCTGCGGCAGCATTTCTTTTATTGCAGGCTGTTACTGGCTTGGCCCTCGTTTACCGTGCTGATATTTTGCATATGGCTGGCGCTGGTATTTCTGTTGCAGAAGTACCAGTTCTGGAAAGTGAAGAGCGCGCTTTAGAAACCACCATCGATTTGATAGCAAATCAATACCCCAAGTGGTCTGTTCGGCGGATCGATTTTCCCGCAAGTCCTGGTGCCCCCTATGTTGGTAGAATGATCACAGATACAGGTGCCGCAGGGTTTCTCATGGTGCGCCCTGAACTAGGCACTGTGTCCGAACAAAATTTTGCAGACCGGGCTTTGCAATTTGTGTTCGATCTTCATGTTGATTTGTTGGCGGGGCAGGCGGGCGCTTATTTTATTGGCATTATGGGTATAATACTGGTTGTTGGTATTGTGACGGGTATTATCATTGCGTGGCCAGGCTTTAAGCGATTAAAGCGATCCTTAAAAGTTACATTTAAAAATACAACGCGCACACTCTTTGAACTGCACCGCAGTGCGGGCATGGTGTCTCTGGTTGTTATTTTCTTGTTGGCGTTCACTGGCATATTTTTGATTTTTGGATCGAAGATAAAACCTTTTCTAGGGGTGACATCACCGAAAGCCATTGCTGTGCAAGAAGGGGAAGTCGCGCTTCCTAATGCTCAATTGCTCAAGCTTGCAAAAGAGGCAATACCGTTTGCCAAAGTGCGAAATGTTCGTTTTACGTCAGGTGCCGTATTAAACCGGGTGGTTTTTTATCATAGCACCCTCGGCGCAACCGCGCCAGCTTCGCAGGTTTGGATTAACCCTGTGACAGGTGCAGTCACCGCACAGAAGCAGGCGTCAGACATGAGCTTTGTTGAAGCGTTCTTTGCGTGGATGTACCCACTTCATGTTGATTTTGCATTGGGTCGCTTTGGTCAGTTGTTAAGCTTTTTGGGTGGTTTGGTGATTACGCTTTTAACAATCACTGGCCCGATTTTATGGTGGCGTCGGTATCAAATTAGGAAGCCCAAAGTGCACCGCGCAAAAGGAGCTGGCAATGCTTAA
- a CDS encoding alpha/beta hydrolase codes for MLNVYEKGATAYVASRYDQRFGYYLYVPEAFSFDCAADYQLIVVIHGSNRTPQTYRDLFKDFATAHKCIVLTPLFPAGIYEDGTEANYKFLRSGGLNFDTILLEMVKEVRGRYMLPDVPFYMHGFSGGGHFAHRFFYFHPQALKAVSIGAPGMVTLLDASQNWHCGVKDFEGRFGQALDYESMRGVAVHMVVGADDTETWEITIEEDDPLWMPGVNDAGRTRLERLAALRHSYEAQGVSVQYSLVTGVGHDGFKLLEPVKAFFASILKQSQSHNRQ; via the coding sequence ATGCTTAATGTTTATGAAAAGGGCGCAACTGCTTATGTCGCATCAAGGTATGATCAGCGCTTTGGGTATTATCTTTATGTGCCTGAGGCTTTTAGCTTTGACTGTGCAGCAGACTATCAGCTTATTGTTGTTATTCATGGTTCAAACCGGACGCCTCAAACCTACCGCGACCTGTTCAAGGATTTTGCAACCGCACATAAGTGTATTGTTTTAACGCCGCTTTTCCCAGCGGGCATTTATGAAGACGGTACCGAGGCGAATTATAAGTTTCTTCGTTCGGGTGGTCTCAATTTTGATACCATTTTGCTTGAAATGGTGAAGGAAGTACGCGGGCGCTACATGCTTCCAGATGTGCCGTTCTATATGCATGGTTTTTCTGGTGGCGGTCACTTTGCTCACAGGTTTTTCTATTTCCACCCACAGGCCCTGAAGGCTGTTTCAATTGGCGCGCCGGGCATGGTGACTTTACTGGACGCAAGTCAGAACTGGCACTGCGGTGTGAAAGACTTTGAAGGCCGCTTTGGTCAAGCACTTGATTATGAATCGATGCGCGGTGTTGCGGTCCACATGGTTGTTGGCGCAGATGATACCGAGACATGGGAAATCACTATTGAAGAAGATGACCCCCTCTGGATGCCGGGTGTAAACGATGCAGGCCGTACGAGGTTAGAGCGGCTAGCCGCGCTTAGGCACAGTTACGAGGCACAAGGCGTGTCGGTACAGTACAGCCTTGTAACGGGTGTGGGACACGACGGGTTTAAGCTTCTTGAGCCAGTAAAAGCCTTCTTC